One segment of Streptomyces sp. NBC_00576 DNA contains the following:
- a CDS encoding NACHT domain-containing protein codes for MRQPRDSGVKLLLALGFGAMVLVVAAGLVVATSDVTDDERQDLFAVLALCLTGVAAVAAPLLTRFLGAPSENLDSRLERAAEALTVAVRGQWRAEARLRRLQDPAPMDVRWVRADLGLGDHLHNLRYDAVSGLLERPGGVDELVEAFATCPARRVVILGGAGAGKSVLAIRFTLSLLERLPQGRPLPVIFPLATWDAERVSLVDWLAQRLATDYEALGATTPGGATARELLAREHILPILDGFDELPVSLRPLALRRLNAELDANTPLLLTSRREEYVRVVESTDVLTASTVLELKSVELETACSYLAATAPPLRTPDGRLETAWAPVLERLRQDPEGTPAVALRTVLSSPLMVAMARAICDGSRSEPTRLLDERFRTPQQIEEHLLDAYLPAVYSPSSTAPWTAAQARKWLGRLARHAWNEGDGVVAWWRLEAATPRVFRALAPALFSVLGAWIVLTLLFASLDSNVYAGFWDTGEPQYFLLVKIPWIIGFSLGIALLTPRAHAWPGRRLPFLRARKTLIVLTVVLVDSLTKWLADQEWLWGHKDATDGRVDWAFWAEREGFQLSFGLMTALAFGFFGIRRTPLPVLLPRRGTSGLSARRLGRALLLGTVVGAQAGAVIFTLGALIAEAAREATPTPLASLGLGAAAGGFLGGISVLIGGLFHSLDRPIDVATVATPTRSLRHDRTAALARAAFLATLSGALLFAALWDANPGNLRGGCGQMWLTMGSTALALSAWGRWVAARLWLAARGQLPWRLMAFMQDAHARGVLRQAGAIYQFRHLRLQERLAPRTSSALAPTIIPHPRDGRPGGVHEPG; via the coding sequence ATGCGACAACCACGCGATTCCGGAGTCAAGTTGTTGCTTGCGCTGGGCTTCGGAGCCATGGTCCTGGTAGTGGCCGCTGGGCTGGTGGTGGCCACATCGGACGTGACGGATGATGAGCGGCAGGACCTGTTCGCGGTCCTGGCACTGTGCCTCACCGGAGTCGCGGCCGTAGCCGCGCCCCTGCTCACCCGGTTCCTTGGGGCGCCGTCCGAAAACTTGGACAGCCGCCTGGAGCGCGCTGCGGAAGCCCTTACTGTTGCGGTGCGCGGCCAGTGGAGGGCCGAGGCGCGTCTGCGGCGGCTGCAGGATCCGGCCCCGATGGATGTCCGCTGGGTACGGGCTGATCTCGGCCTCGGCGATCACCTTCACAACCTGCGGTACGACGCAGTCTCCGGCTTGCTTGAGAGGCCCGGCGGGGTCGACGAGCTGGTGGAGGCGTTCGCCACCTGCCCGGCCCGGCGTGTGGTGATCCTTGGCGGCGCGGGAGCCGGAAAAAGTGTCCTGGCGATACGCTTCACCCTGAGCCTGCTCGAGAGACTGCCGCAGGGTCGTCCACTGCCGGTGATCTTTCCACTGGCCACGTGGGACGCGGAGCGTGTTTCCCTGGTCGACTGGCTGGCTCAGCGCCTGGCCACCGACTACGAAGCGCTGGGGGCCACCACTCCGGGCGGGGCCACCGCGCGGGAACTTCTTGCCCGCGAGCACATCCTTCCCATCCTGGACGGATTCGACGAACTCCCCGTATCTCTGCGTCCCTTGGCGCTGCGTCGCCTCAATGCAGAGCTCGACGCGAACACCCCGCTACTGCTGACCAGCCGCCGGGAGGAATATGTGCGTGTCGTCGAATCCACCGACGTACTGACCGCCTCCACCGTCCTGGAGCTGAAGTCGGTGGAGCTGGAGACGGCCTGCTCCTACCTGGCCGCCACGGCACCGCCCCTGCGCACGCCCGACGGACGACTGGAGACCGCATGGGCACCCGTTCTGGAGCGGCTGCGCCAGGATCCCGAAGGAACACCGGCTGTCGCACTACGCACCGTACTCAGCTCACCCCTGATGGTGGCGATGGCGCGGGCAATCTGCGACGGCTCCCGCAGCGAACCCACCCGGCTGCTCGACGAACGGTTCCGTACGCCGCAGCAAATCGAAGAGCATTTGCTCGATGCCTACCTTCCCGCCGTCTACAGCCCGTCCTCCACCGCGCCGTGGACCGCCGCACAGGCCCGGAAATGGCTGGGCCGCCTGGCCCGGCACGCCTGGAACGAGGGCGACGGAGTGGTCGCCTGGTGGCGTCTGGAAGCCGCCACGCCCCGGGTGTTCCGGGCACTTGCACCTGCCCTCTTCTCCGTCCTGGGCGCATGGATCGTACTGACCCTGCTGTTCGCAAGCCTGGATTCCAACGTGTACGCAGGGTTCTGGGATACCGGTGAGCCGCAGTACTTCCTGCTGGTCAAAATCCCCTGGATCATAGGCTTCAGCCTGGGGATCGCCCTGCTGACCCCACGTGCCCACGCCTGGCCCGGACGTCGGCTGCCTTTCCTCCGGGCACGCAAGACACTGATCGTGCTAACCGTGGTCCTTGTCGACAGCCTCACCAAGTGGCTGGCCGACCAGGAGTGGCTGTGGGGCCACAAGGACGCAACGGACGGCCGGGTTGATTGGGCGTTCTGGGCGGAGCGCGAGGGATTCCAGCTGAGCTTCGGGCTGATGACCGCACTGGCCTTCGGCTTCTTCGGCATCCGGCGCACTCCGCTGCCTGTGCTCCTGCCCCGGCGAGGCACCAGCGGGCTCAGTGCCCGCCGTCTCGGGCGTGCCCTGCTCCTGGGCACGGTGGTGGGCGCACAAGCCGGGGCGGTGATCTTCACTCTCGGTGCGCTGATCGCAGAGGCAGCGCGGGAGGCGACGCCCACGCCGCTGGCCTCGCTGGGGCTCGGAGCTGCGGCCGGCGGATTCCTCGGAGGGATCTCGGTGCTGATCGGAGGGCTGTTCCATTCGCTGGACCGTCCCATTGATGTCGCAACGGTCGCGACGCCCACACGCAGTCTGCGCCACGACCGCACGGCCGCACTGGCCCGAGCCGCCTTCCTGGCCACGCTCTCGGGCGCGCTGCTGTTCGCGGCCCTGTGGGACGCCAACCCGGGCAACCTCCGCGGAGGTTGCGGCCAGATGTGGCTGACCATGGGCTCCACGGCACTCGCCTTGAGTGCCTGGGGACGGTGGGTAGCCGCCCGCCTCTGGCTCGCGGCCCGCGGGCAGCTGCCCTGGCGGCTGATGGCCTTCATGCAGGACGCGCACGCCCGCGGAGTACTCCGACAGGCCGGCGCCATCTACCAGTTCCGGCATCTGCGGCTCCAGGAGCGGCTAGCCCCACGGACGTCGTCGGCCCTGGCGCCTACAATCATTCCGCACCCAAGAGACGGCCGCCCTGGGGGTGTTCACGAACCGGGCTGA
- a CDS encoding barstar family protein: protein MISTVHEDENDRGRARYTLTGTEHGHAWGVCAEAEGLFGEPLRGTYELFGWVGEGAEVHGWAGSRVWLVPEDEALGPWLLEDAESVGQLLATDSLVLTGLDDYEGPPEGHRGPVRVHDGHRWLGSCREFARVLPPEQQVAPPLVLRGLAHGDRLRAALTKGTRRALDLEEAALEIQDDRGEPLTERLLWAQVSTWRPSPYGTNLIDLELHGELFTPVPEYARPIWERWFAGPPDTLGAWAGLDTRRRGAWLDLVRERACRRTHHDRPADHAYELAGRPITDVPGLYLALGDAVNGPGGYFGGCLDALDDCLRGTFGYTAPATLLWRDVATAREHLSRTLTPDGRPYNLFAGLLDVLAESGMHVTLA from the coding sequence ATGATTTCCACCGTGCATGAGGACGAGAACGATCGCGGGCGGGCACGATACACGCTGACCGGGACTGAGCATGGCCATGCCTGGGGCGTCTGCGCCGAGGCGGAGGGGCTGTTCGGGGAACCCCTGCGTGGGACATACGAGCTGTTCGGCTGGGTTGGCGAAGGAGCGGAGGTGCACGGCTGGGCCGGCAGCCGGGTGTGGTTGGTGCCGGAAGACGAGGCACTCGGGCCCTGGCTGCTGGAGGACGCGGAGAGCGTAGGGCAACTGCTCGCGACAGACAGCCTCGTACTCACCGGTCTGGACGACTACGAAGGTCCGCCCGAGGGGCACAGGGGTCCCGTCCGAGTGCACGACGGGCACCGATGGCTGGGCTCCTGCCGGGAATTCGCCCGTGTCCTGCCGCCCGAGCAGCAGGTGGCGCCCCCGCTCGTCCTGCGAGGGCTCGCCCACGGTGACCGGCTGCGGGCAGCACTGACAAAGGGCACCCGGCGGGCACTGGATCTGGAGGAGGCCGCCCTGGAGATACAGGACGACCGGGGCGAGCCGCTCACCGAACGACTGCTGTGGGCCCAAGTCAGCACCTGGCGCCCATCCCCCTACGGGACGAATCTGATCGACCTGGAGCTCCACGGCGAGCTCTTCACGCCCGTTCCCGAATACGCCCGGCCCATCTGGGAGCGCTGGTTCGCCGGGCCGCCGGACACTCTGGGTGCCTGGGCCGGCCTGGACACCCGCCGCCGCGGGGCCTGGCTCGATCTCGTCCGAGAACGGGCCTGCCGGCGTACCCACCATGACCGGCCCGCTGATCATGCCTATGAACTCGCCGGTCGGCCCATCACCGACGTACCGGGCCTCTACCTGGCACTCGGCGACGCGGTGAACGGTCCGGGCGGCTACTTCGGCGGCTGCCTCGACGCCCTCGACGACTGCCTGCGCGGCACCTTCGGCTACACCGCCCCCGCAACCCTGCTCTGGCGGGACGTCGCGACCGCACGAGAGCACCTGTCCCGGACCCTCACACCGGACGGCCGGCCCTACAACCTGTTCGCCGGACTCCTCGATGTCCTGGCCGAGAGCGGGATGCACGTCACCCTGGCGTGA
- a CDS encoding ATP-binding protein produces the protein MIPAQSGPAGTATSTDLAAAGFRLERLEVYNWGTFDKHVWSFGLGGANALLTGDIGSGKSTLVDAITTLFMPAHKIAYNRAAGAESRERSLRSYVLGHYKSERNEETGTTKPVALRKPGNYSVILGVFRNPALESTVTLGQVFWLADANATSPERLFLVADRALSVAGDFADFGTEVRALKKRLDADDVRVHKTFPPYSKDFRRRMGIESEQALDLFHQTVSMKSVGSLDDFVRSHMLEPFDAAAMTDNIVSHFDALTTTYKSVQRARAQIEALTPLLKDCHTYEGLAARIEEAEAQQAALRYFIAERTSVLHEAERTDLERSLARLDSQMKAAKDELERLRGQERRWELQREGLGGGRLGELERQIEETERLRTTRDRRAREHALLLEQAELAPVTDQAQFTDRLEEISRAQHDVAAGKQESLTALETLAVDADRLHQQAEDLNKDLVSLRSRRSNVPRRQLEVRARLCRELGIEESALPFSGELIQVSDGEQAWAGAAERLLRGFALSLLVPGDQYARVSEWINNHHLGTKLVYFRVPDKLPPRRPQAAPSAALFAKLEVRDDSSFAPWVAGELERRASHTCVLTLEDFRHAELAVTAQGLIKGARGRHEKNDSTRIDDRSTYVLGWTNQAKIDALVDQAGRVHAAQREMAGKKRGLEAAHEDSISRDKVLDRLAAMRDYSEIDWTSAVRHITELAKEKQRLQADSKDLDELTRHLEEIAVEIGEQEAAYEKANQNWGKVSGERDTAIHARDAARAVLDEPAAADAQAHSPALEQRLATARLTCRTAQECGQTETRLREELTTQKNRWGKEQTRLAQAIASQMGTFRTNYPAETNELDDSVASAGGYRALHQRLVADDLPRFEDQFRTYLKTNVIREVAGFHAQLNIWADEIGERIATINESLAGIDYNPGRYIMLKPEQTPNTEIREFTAELRACTDDVLSGDDSDLYSEEKFHQVQRLIERFKGREGYTDADRAWTKRVTDVRYWFVFSASERRREDNSEYEVYSDSGGKSGGQKEKLAYTILAASLAYQFKLDTTSNRSRTFRFVVIDEAFGRGSEESARFALDLFKRLGLQLLIVTPLQKIHVIEPYVSAVGFVDNPTGHHSRLRTLTIAQYRQERLAHTLAALQPVSGQVS, from the coding sequence GTGATTCCCGCCCAGTCCGGCCCCGCCGGCACGGCCACCTCCACCGACCTTGCCGCGGCCGGGTTCCGGCTGGAGCGCCTGGAGGTCTACAACTGGGGCACGTTCGACAAACACGTGTGGTCGTTCGGCCTCGGCGGCGCCAACGCACTGCTGACCGGAGACATCGGCTCCGGCAAGTCCACCCTGGTGGATGCGATCACCACCCTGTTCATGCCCGCCCACAAGATCGCCTACAACCGTGCGGCCGGCGCGGAGAGCCGCGAGCGCAGCCTGCGCTCCTACGTCCTGGGCCACTACAAGTCCGAACGCAACGAAGAGACCGGTACCACCAAGCCGGTGGCCTTGCGCAAGCCCGGGAACTACTCGGTCATCCTGGGGGTGTTCCGCAACCCGGCGCTGGAGTCGACCGTCACGCTGGGACAGGTGTTCTGGTTGGCCGACGCCAACGCCACCAGTCCGGAGCGGCTGTTCCTCGTCGCCGACCGGGCTCTGTCCGTCGCCGGCGACTTCGCCGACTTCGGCACCGAAGTGCGGGCCCTGAAGAAGCGCCTCGACGCCGACGATGTCCGCGTGCACAAGACGTTCCCGCCCTACAGCAAGGACTTCCGGCGCCGCATGGGCATCGAGTCCGAGCAGGCCCTGGATCTCTTCCACCAGACGGTGTCGATGAAGTCGGTGGGCAGCCTGGACGACTTCGTGCGCAGCCACATGCTCGAACCATTCGACGCGGCCGCCATGACCGACAACATCGTCAGCCACTTCGACGCCCTGACCACCACTTACAAATCCGTTCAGCGGGCCCGCGCCCAGATCGAGGCCCTCACCCCGCTGCTCAAGGACTGCCACACCTACGAGGGCCTGGCCGCGCGGATCGAGGAGGCCGAGGCCCAGCAGGCCGCCCTGCGGTACTTCATCGCCGAGCGCACCTCGGTCCTGCATGAGGCCGAGCGCACCGACCTGGAACGGTCGCTGGCCCGCCTGGACAGTCAGATGAAGGCAGCGAAGGACGAGCTGGAGCGGCTGCGGGGCCAGGAGCGCCGGTGGGAACTGCAGCGTGAGGGCCTGGGCGGCGGGCGGCTGGGCGAACTGGAGCGCCAGATCGAGGAGACGGAGCGACTGCGCACGACACGGGACAGGCGCGCCCGCGAGCATGCCCTCCTGCTGGAACAGGCCGAGTTGGCCCCGGTCACTGATCAGGCCCAGTTCACCGACCGCCTGGAGGAGATCTCCCGGGCCCAGCACGACGTCGCCGCGGGCAAGCAGGAGTCGCTCACAGCCCTGGAGACGCTCGCGGTCGACGCCGATCGCCTGCACCAGCAGGCAGAGGACCTCAACAAGGATCTGGTCAGCCTGCGCTCGCGCCGCAGCAACGTCCCTCGCCGGCAGCTGGAGGTACGCGCCCGCCTGTGCCGCGAACTCGGCATCGAGGAGAGCGCCTTGCCGTTTTCCGGCGAACTCATCCAGGTGAGCGACGGGGAACAAGCCTGGGCCGGCGCCGCCGAGCGGCTGCTGCGCGGCTTCGCCCTGTCCCTCCTCGTCCCTGGCGATCAGTACGCCCGCGTCTCCGAGTGGATCAACAACCACCACCTGGGGACGAAGCTGGTCTACTTCCGCGTCCCCGACAAGCTCCCGCCCCGGCGCCCCCAGGCAGCCCCTTCGGCCGCACTGTTCGCCAAACTCGAAGTACGCGACGACTCATCCTTCGCCCCGTGGGTGGCCGGTGAGCTCGAACGCCGTGCGTCGCACACCTGCGTGCTCACCCTGGAGGACTTCCGGCATGCCGAACTGGCCGTCACCGCACAGGGACTGATCAAGGGAGCGCGGGGCCGCCACGAGAAGAACGACAGCACCCGCATCGACGACCGCAGCACCTACGTGCTGGGCTGGACGAACCAGGCGAAGATCGATGCCCTCGTGGACCAGGCGGGCCGGGTCCACGCCGCCCAGCGCGAGATGGCCGGCAAGAAGCGCGGCCTGGAAGCCGCCCACGAGGACTCCATCAGCCGCGACAAGGTCCTCGACCGGCTGGCGGCGATGCGCGACTACAGCGAGATCGACTGGACCTCCGCTGTGCGGCACATCACCGAGCTGGCCAAGGAGAAGCAGCGCCTTCAGGCCGACTCCAAGGACCTGGACGAACTCACCCGCCACCTGGAGGAGATCGCCGTCGAGATCGGAGAGCAGGAAGCCGCCTACGAGAAGGCGAACCAGAACTGGGGGAAGGTGTCGGGCGAGCGGGACACGGCCATCCACGCCCGCGATGCGGCCCGCGCCGTACTCGATGAACCGGCCGCCGCCGATGCACAGGCCCACTCTCCGGCCCTCGAACAGCGCCTGGCCACCGCCCGGTTGACGTGCCGTACCGCGCAGGAGTGCGGCCAGACCGAGACCCGGCTGCGCGAGGAGCTGACAACTCAGAAGAACCGCTGGGGCAAAGAGCAGACCCGCCTCGCCCAGGCGATCGCCTCCCAGATGGGCACCTTCCGCACCAACTACCCGGCCGAGACCAACGAGCTCGATGACTCCGTCGCCTCCGCCGGTGGCTACCGCGCCCTGCACCAGCGGCTCGTCGCCGACGACCTGCCTCGCTTTGAGGATCAGTTCCGCACGTATCTGAAGACCAACGTGATCCGCGAAGTCGCAGGATTCCATGCACAGTTGAACATCTGGGCCGATGAGATCGGCGAGCGCATCGCCACCATCAACGAGTCGCTGGCCGGCATCGACTACAACCCGGGCCGCTACATCATGCTCAAGCCCGAGCAGACCCCGAACACCGAGATCCGCGAGTTCACCGCGGAACTGCGAGCCTGCACCGACGACGTCCTGTCGGGCGACGATTCCGACCTGTACTCCGAAGAGAAGTTCCACCAGGTCCAGCGCCTGATCGAACGCTTCAAGGGCCGCGAGGGGTACACGGATGCGGATCGTGCCTGGACCAAGCGCGTCACCGACGTGCGCTACTGGTTCGTCTTCAGCGCCAGCGAACGGCGCCGCGAGGACAACTCCGAGTACGAGGTGTACTCCGACTCCGGCGGCAAGTCCGGCGGGCAGAAGGAGAAGCTCGCCTACACCATCCTGGCCGCCTCCCTCGCCTACCAGTTCAAGCTCGACACCACCAGCAACAGGAGCCGCACGTTCCGGTTCGTTGTCATCGACGAAGCCTTCGGCCGTGGCTCGGAGGAATCCGCCCGCTTCGCCCTGGACCTCTTCAAGCGCCTCGGCCTGCAACTCCTCATCGTCACGCCCCTGCAGAAGATTCACGTCATCGAGCCCTACGTTTCCGCCGTGGGCTTCGTCGACAACCCCACCGGACACCACTCCCGCCTGCGCACCCTGACCATCGCCCAGTACCGCCAAGAACGCCTCGCCCACACCCTGGCCGCCCTGCAGCCCGTATCCGGACAGGTGAGCTGA
- a CDS encoding helix-turn-helix domain-containing protein — protein MELLTARQLQTARDRQVLTNGEAATVLFLSRKTVEAHLARIYRKLDLRSRTDLPATWHGPGWSADADGPGIPPYSARDDRGV, from the coding sequence GTGGAACTCCTGACAGCGCGGCAGCTCCAGACGGCGCGCGACCGGCAAGTCCTCACCAATGGAGAGGCGGCGACGGTCCTCTTCCTGTCACGCAAGACCGTGGAGGCCCACCTGGCCCGGATCTACCGCAAACTCGACCTCCGGTCCCGCACGGACCTGCCCGCCACCTGGCACGGGCCGGGGTGGAGCGCTGACGCCGACGGACCCGGAATCCCTCCATACTCCGCCCGGGATGACAGAGGGGTATGA
- a CDS encoding DUF3375 domain-containing protein, with protein MELDYDRLVALRKQSSAWRLLTAGNAALMLSFFNKVFVEQGARSIAGAELVERLDDELFALNERLGRTTFPQSAKAYLDVWSAPENGWLRKYYPPDSDEPHFDATAAVEKAISWIRSLEERSFVGTESRLNTIFDLLRQMTFGAETDPDARLAELTRRRHEIDQEIERVEAGEVDVLDSAGLRDRYQQMTATASGLLADFREVEANFRDLDRDLRSKIAAWDGAKAGLLDEVLGSRESIAESDQGRTFQAFYDFLLAPSRQDELKTLLAEVETMEAIGEPDPRMRRMPRDWLEAAERTQGTVRQLSDQLRRFLDDQVRSEDRRVLQLVRGIESRALALRDVPGADLIAELDATAPAIVLPMERPLYTPVVKAPIDSTGIQAGDEEFAADVLFEAVYVDPARLTAAVHRALGTRTQVSLAETLREHPLEQGLAELVAYFALPDDGFTTVFDDHRQEEITWIGGDDVRQVATVPVVTFARTSPGVAWATSQKKEGR; from the coding sequence ATGGAGTTGGACTACGACCGTCTGGTCGCGTTGCGGAAGCAGAGCTCCGCGTGGCGGCTGCTGACGGCCGGTAACGCGGCGCTGATGTTGAGCTTCTTCAACAAGGTGTTCGTCGAGCAGGGGGCGCGCTCGATTGCCGGTGCGGAGCTTGTTGAACGGCTGGACGACGAGTTGTTCGCGCTCAATGAGCGGCTGGGGCGGACCACGTTTCCCCAGTCTGCGAAGGCGTATCTGGATGTCTGGTCGGCGCCGGAAAACGGCTGGCTGCGCAAGTATTACCCGCCGGATTCGGACGAGCCGCACTTTGACGCCACGGCTGCGGTGGAGAAGGCCATCTCGTGGATCCGGTCCCTGGAGGAGCGCTCGTTCGTCGGTACCGAGTCGCGCTTGAACACCATCTTCGATCTGCTGCGGCAGATGACGTTCGGGGCCGAGACCGACCCCGATGCGCGACTGGCCGAGCTCACCCGGCGTCGGCACGAGATCGACCAGGAGATCGAGCGGGTTGAGGCCGGCGAGGTAGATGTGCTGGACAGCGCGGGGCTGCGGGACCGATATCAGCAGATGACTGCGACCGCGTCCGGGCTGCTGGCCGACTTCCGCGAGGTCGAGGCGAACTTCCGGGACTTGGACCGCGACCTGCGGAGCAAGATCGCCGCGTGGGACGGGGCCAAGGCCGGACTCCTCGATGAGGTGCTGGGCAGTCGCGAGAGCATCGCCGAGTCGGACCAAGGCCGGACCTTCCAGGCGTTCTACGACTTCCTGCTCGCCCCGAGCCGACAGGACGAACTCAAGACGCTGCTGGCCGAGGTCGAGACCATGGAGGCCATCGGCGAGCCCGACCCGAGGATGCGGCGCATGCCCCGGGATTGGCTGGAGGCCGCCGAACGCACCCAGGGCACGGTGCGGCAGCTCTCGGACCAGCTGCGCCGCTTCCTGGATGACCAAGTGCGCTCGGAGGACCGCCGCGTCCTGCAGTTGGTGCGCGGGATCGAGTCCCGGGCCCTGGCCCTGCGCGACGTTCCCGGTGCGGATCTGATAGCTGAGCTCGACGCGACGGCACCGGCCATCGTGCTGCCGATGGAACGGCCCCTGTACACGCCGGTGGTCAAGGCGCCGATCGACAGTACCGGTATCCAGGCGGGCGACGAGGAGTTCGCCGCTGACGTCCTGTTCGAGGCGGTGTACGTGGATCCCGCCCGGCTCACGGCCGCGGTCCACCGCGCTCTTGGCACCCGCACCCAGGTCTCCCTTGCCGAGACGCTGCGCGAGCACCCGCTCGAGCAGGGGCTGGCCGAACTCGTCGCCTACTTCGCCCTCCCGGACGACGGGTTCACCACAGTCTTCGACGACCACCGCCAAGAAGAGATCACCTGGATCGGCGGGGACGACGTCCGGCAGGTCGCCACCGTGCCCGTGGTCACCTTTGCCCGCACCAGCCCCGGTGTTGCCTGGGCCACGAGCCAGAAGAAGGAGGGGCGATGA
- a CDS encoding DUF4194 domain-containing protein, translated as MTTPSTPTAQPSHTLSLPVNQLLKGPIFRDQHERAWDALLYMSARVKDYVEVMGLRVVIDEVEGYAFLQSKPDAEDEVHDPRTRPPRLMPRRSLSYPVSLLVVLLRKRLAEFDAGADGTRLMITRDEIVEMIRTFLPAGTNEARLVDQIDGHINKVVDLQFLRRARGQEQLFEVQRIIKAFVDGQWLADFETNLAQYAASHTPQEKQQ; from the coding sequence ATGACCACGCCTTCCACCCCCACCGCGCAGCCATCCCACACCCTGTCCTTGCCGGTCAACCAGTTGCTCAAGGGGCCGATCTTCCGCGACCAGCACGAGCGGGCCTGGGACGCACTGCTGTACATGAGTGCCCGCGTCAAGGACTACGTCGAGGTCATGGGTCTGCGCGTGGTGATCGACGAGGTGGAGGGCTACGCCTTCCTCCAGTCGAAGCCCGACGCCGAAGACGAAGTTCACGATCCGCGTACGAGGCCGCCGCGGCTGATGCCCCGCCGGTCGCTGTCCTACCCGGTCAGCCTCCTGGTCGTGCTGCTGCGCAAGCGGCTCGCCGAGTTCGACGCGGGCGCCGACGGCACCCGGCTCATGATCACCAGGGACGAAATCGTCGAGATGATCCGCACGTTCCTCCCGGCCGGCACCAACGAGGCGCGCCTGGTCGACCAGATCGACGGCCACATCAACAAGGTGGTCGACCTGCAGTTCCTGCGGCGCGCCCGCGGCCAGGAGCAGCTGTTCGAGGTGCAGCGGATCATCAAAGCCTTCGTCGACGGGCAGTGGCTCGCCGACTTCGAAACGAACCTGGCCCAGTACGCGGCCTCCCACACCCCCCAGGAGAAGCAGCAGTGA
- a CDS encoding Wadjet anti-phage system protein JetD domain-containing protein, with translation MATASTPNWTTPRDVVARLRKRWDRGEFLSQVADGSDWEPLAVPLRGPKAGDITQHYDDVLAWATSWAPAAHRHLRIEYRRLGGRLAGVNNAPARVWIERRDDLFKLLGVTNTVNRYASLLAAANETLPPLATWMAENPMKVVQREADWPRLQATIRWITDYLGPAVYLRQLDVPGVDTKFIEQNRAILTTLLEHCLPEDRIEAEAARTDFAARFRFLRKPAYLRFRLLGGESLAGFSELTVRADEFTAPPPAITTVYVVENETTYLAFPDQPHSIVIHGGGYAVTQLSALSWLYDVRLVYWGDVDTHGFSILDRLRRSFAHTQSILMNRPTLLEHRGQWVKEDAPTHRPLATLTPDEADVYDSLVDGEFGPNVRLEQERVRFHLLEDVLNELR, from the coding sequence ATGGCAACCGCCAGCACCCCGAACTGGACCACGCCCCGCGACGTCGTCGCTCGCCTGCGCAAGCGCTGGGATCGCGGCGAGTTCCTCAGCCAGGTCGCCGACGGCAGCGACTGGGAACCCCTCGCCGTCCCCCTGCGGGGTCCGAAGGCCGGCGACATCACCCAGCACTACGACGACGTCCTCGCCTGGGCAACGTCCTGGGCTCCCGCAGCACACCGACACCTGCGCATCGAATACCGGCGGCTCGGCGGACGCCTCGCCGGCGTGAACAACGCCCCCGCCCGGGTCTGGATCGAGCGCCGCGACGACCTGTTCAAACTCCTCGGCGTCACCAACACGGTCAACCGCTACGCGTCTCTCCTCGCCGCCGCAAACGAGACCCTGCCCCCACTGGCCACGTGGATGGCCGAGAACCCGATGAAAGTTGTCCAACGGGAAGCCGACTGGCCACGCCTCCAAGCCACCATCCGCTGGATCACCGACTACCTCGGTCCGGCCGTCTACCTGCGCCAGCTCGACGTACCGGGCGTGGACACCAAGTTCATCGAACAGAACAGAGCCATCCTGACCACCCTGCTCGAGCACTGCCTTCCCGAAGACCGCATCGAGGCCGAGGCCGCGCGCACCGACTTCGCCGCCCGCTTCCGCTTCCTGCGCAAACCCGCCTACCTGCGGTTCCGGCTGCTCGGCGGCGAGTCGCTGGCGGGCTTCAGTGAACTCACGGTGCGCGCGGACGAGTTCACCGCGCCACCGCCCGCCATCACGACTGTCTATGTCGTCGAGAACGAAACCACCTACCTCGCCTTTCCCGACCAGCCTCACAGCATCGTGATCCACGGCGGCGGCTACGCCGTCACCCAACTGTCCGCCCTGTCCTGGCTGTACGACGTACGCCTGGTCTACTGGGGCGATGTGGATACCCACGGCTTCAGTATCCTTGACCGGCTGCGCCGGAGCTTCGCGCACACGCAGTCGATCCTGATGAACCGGCCCACCCTCCTGGAGCACCGCGGGCAGTGGGTGAAGGAAGATGCGCCCACCCACCGGCCGCTCGCCACGCTCACACCGGACGAAGCCGATGTCTACGACAGCCTCGTGGACGGCGAGTTCGGCCCGAATGTGCGGCTCGAACAAGAACGCGTGCGGTTCCACCTGCTTGAGGACGTCCTCAACGAGCTTCGCTAG